The following nucleotide sequence is from candidate division WOR-3 bacterium.
TATGCCGCCTTCGCCCGAAGAGATGTTTTTGGAGGATTGAAAACTGAAGCAGGCGGCGTCGCCCAGAGTGCCGACGGGATTACCTGAAAATGAACTGCCCCAGGCCTGACATGCGTCTTCTATAATAACCAAGCCGTGTTTTTTAGCGATGTCTCTTATTTTTTTCATGTCGGCTGATCTTCCGGCGAAATGAACCGGCATAACGGCTTTTGTGTCTGCGCATATTAATTTCTCGACAGATGAAGGGTCTATGTTGAAAGTTTCGGGGTCTATGTCGGCAAAAACCGGTTTGGCGAGAGCGTCAAGAACCGACATCGCCGAAGCGATAAATGTGTAGCCGGGTACTATAACTTCATCGCCTGGGCCAACTCCGCATGACTTAAGAGCGAGTGACAAAGCGACGGAACCGTTTGGAACGGCGACGCTGTGGGGAACTTTGCTGAATTCACTGAACTTGTTTTCAAATTCCCTTACGAAAGTTCCGTTTATTGAACCCCATTTGCCGCTTTCGAAGGCTTTGAGAAGGTTGTTTCTCTCTGGTTCTCCAAAAACAGGCCAGACAGGAAAAGAGTCTCTTGTTACGGGTTCTCCGCCATTAATAGCTAGATACGGCATTGTTGTCTCCTATGAAATGTAAAAAGATCTGAAAGCTTTGATTGTCTGAAATATGTCAGCTTTGTGGGATACTTCGAACGGGGAGTGCATCGAAAGGACAGGGGTTCCGCAGTCTATTGTCGGTATTCCCCAGTACGATATGAATTTTGCCACGGTTCCTCCTCCGCCCTCATCGACCTTACCCAGTTCGCCCACCTGCCAAACGACTCTGTTAGAGTTGAACAAGTTTCTGATCTTTGAAAAAATTTCAGCGTGGGCGTCGTTTGTTCCGGATTTTCCCCTTGACCCTGCGTATTTTACGACACAGACGCCGTAACCGAGTTTGGCTGTGTTGTTTTTTTCGAAAACGTCCGGATAATCGGGGTCGAGAGCGCATGCAACGTCTGCTGAAATGCAGAGGCTTTTTCGCATGGTTTCTCTGATGAGCGAATAAGGGACGTCTTTTCTTGTTTTTTTGAGCAGATTGTGCACCGCGTCTTCAATAATTACGGAATCAGCTCCCGTGTCTCCGTTTGACCCCGTTTCCTCTTTGTCGAACCATAGAGTCATACAGGCTTTTTTTGGTTTAACTGCAGTTTCGAGAGCTTTGAACGCGCAGTATGCCGATATCCTGTCATCCTGGCCGTATCCGCCGATCATAGATCTGTCAAAACCGACGTCTTGAGCTTCTCCGGCCGGGACGGCTTCACATTCCGCGCAAAGCAGATCCTGAGGGGAAATACCGTAATTTTCGTTCAAAAAATAGACGACGGCTTTTTTTACCGCTTCCTTTGTGTCATCTTTGCTTTCGTGGGGAAGGGAAGAAACGAGAAGGTTCAGTTTTTCCCCTGCAATAGCTTCAGCGATTTTTTTGTCGTCCTGGATTTTGTGAGAAAGATGCGGCAAAAGATCGTTGATAGTAAACACGGGGTCGCCTTTTTTCTCTCCTATCACGATGCTTCTTTTTGTGCCTTTTTCATCTATGACAAAACAGTGAAGGGCGAGAGGTCTGCAGACCCATTGGTATTTTTTTATTCCTCCGTAGTAATGAGTTTTAAAGTAGGCAAGGCCGCATTCTTCGTAAAGCGGGTTGGGTTTGAGATCCAGCCTGGGTGAATCTATGTGGGCGGCAATAATGTTTATGCCGTTTTCCGGCGGTTCCTCACCGCGCCGTGAGACGGCTATCGATTTGTTCATGAATTCGTCAAGCACGTAAATATCGCTGTTTGTTCTCTCTTTTATCCAGTTCACCGCCTCCCTTTCGGTTTTCGATGAACTCAGAAATTGTCTGTAATCTTCAGCCTTATCGAAAGATTCTTTTTTTTCGTTATCATCCATTTTGTTCCATGCAGGATAGAACTCCAGGTTTTCATATTTGTGATCGGGCATGCACACTCCTTAAAACTTTATGATTTCTTCTAATGTTTCGTTTTCACGAATAGTTAAAACATGTACGGCATCTTTCGTCACGGCAATCGTATGTTCAAAATGAGCGGACAGAGCGCCGTCCAGAGTCCGGACAGTCCAGTTGTCTTCATCGATTTTTACATCAGGCGATCTCTCATTGACCATAGGTTCCAGCGCCAGGGTCATTCCCGGAAGGATTTTTACGTTTCTGAATCCGGATTTTTTGTCGGGAATGAAGTTGGGAATGCTCGGTTCTTCGTGAAGGTGTCTGCCTACGCCGTGGCCGACGAATTCCCGGACTGCTGAAAATCCGTTTTGTTCGACCAGATTCTGAACGGCAGCGCTTATGCTGAAAAGTTTTCCGCCGGATTTTGCTGCTCTGATACCCGCGTAAAGCGAATCCAGCGTCACACGCGTTAACTTTTCTGAAATAGCTGAAACAGGAGGTATAGCGACGGTGATTGCTGAATCTACCGTCCATCCGTCTTTTGTAACTCCCATGTCAATCCCGACAATGTCTCCCTGTTCGAGTATCCTCTTTCCGGGAAGACCGTGTATTACCTCGTCATTTACAGAGATGCACACGGCGCTCGGGTAGTTTCTGTAACCGTAAAAAGTCGGTTTTGATCCGTGTTTTTCGCAAAGAGAAAAGGCGAGTTTGTCAATATTTCCGGTGGTAGTTCCGGCTTCGCAGTTTTTACCAAGTTCCGTGAGTATGCCGGCTAAAATCCTTCCGGCGGATCTCATTTTTTCTATTTCATGTTTTGTTTTTAATTCCATGGTTTTCCAATCGGTTTTGTACATCGGGTGATGTTTCAGTTTTCGCTTTGGCCGTCTTCGAAGCTTATTTCTCTTATGCCGGCGCCGAAAGAACTGAAAATGTCCGAGCCTTGAGAAGTCTCCTGCTGAGTCTCCTGCTGTTCCTGCTGAATTTTTTTTGCGATTTCATCCAATGGAACTGTCAAAAATTCCGAGTCCTTTGATTCGTGATGAATTTCCGGCATGATTCCTTCGGCTTCGGATTCAACTTTGTACAAAAAAGCCTTTTCGGTGTCTTCCTGAAAATATTTGTAAAAAAAAGTTTTCTTTTGCTTGTCTTTCAGCAGAATCGAAAGTCTCTGAAAAATGTTACTCGGCAAGGTCGTCTCCTCTCAATTGTTTCAGTCCGCTGGAGGCTTCTTCGTCCATGGGATTCAGTTCTACGGCCTTTTTCCAGGCTTCCTCGGCTAATTTGTAATTTTTAGTTCTGAAATAAACTTCTCCCAGGGCGGAATAAGATCTTGAATAAGTCGGGGAGAATTTCAGGGATTCTTTTATCAAATTTTCGGCTTGTTCGAACTTACTGTCGAATACGTAAAGCATACCGA
It contains:
- a CDS encoding aminopeptidase yields the protein MPDHKYENLEFYPAWNKMDDNEKKESFDKAEDYRQFLSSSKTEREAVNWIKERTNSDIYVLDEFMNKSIAVSRRGEEPPENGINIIAAHIDSPRLDLKPNPLYEECGLAYFKTHYYGGIKKYQWVCRPLALHCFVIDEKGTKRSIVIGEKKGDPVFTINDLLPHLSHKIQDDKKIAEAIAGEKLNLLVSSLPHESKDDTKEAVKKAVVYFLNENYGISPQDLLCAECEAVPAGEAQDVGFDRSMIGGYGQDDRISAYCAFKALETAVKPKKACMTLWFDKEETGSNGDTGADSVIIEDAVHNLLKKTRKDVPYSLIRETMRKSLCISADVACALDPDYPDVFEKNNTAKLGYGVCVVKYAGSRGKSGTNDAHAEIFSKIRNLFNSNRVVWQVGELGKVDEGGGGTVAKFISYWGIPTIDCGTPVLSMHSPFEVSHKADIFQTIKAFRSFYIS
- the map gene encoding type I methionyl aminopeptidase, producing MYKTDWKTMELKTKHEIEKMRSAGRILAGILTELGKNCEAGTTTGNIDKLAFSLCEKHGSKPTFYGYRNYPSAVCISVNDEVIHGLPGKRILEQGDIVGIDMGVTKDGWTVDSAITVAIPPVSAISEKLTRVTLDSLYAGIRAAKSGGKLFSISAAVQNLVEQNGFSAVREFVGHGVGRHLHEEPSIPNFIPDKKSGFRNVKILPGMTLALEPMVNERSPDVKIDEDNWTVRTLDGALSAHFEHTIAVTKDAVHVLTIRENETLEEIIKF